One window of Sinorhizobium numidicum genomic DNA carries:
- a CDS encoding ribonuclease J — MAQEEELVFLPLGGVGEIGMNLGLYGYGRPGNRQWIMVDCGVTFPGPELPGVELVLPDIAFLAEERRNLKAIIITHAHEDHYGALNDLWPGLNVPVYASPFTAGMLEAKRDFERGRGEIPVTIFKQGDRINVGPFSIEAVGVNHSIPEPMSLVIRTPLGTVVHSGDWKIDLEPSLGPVTDEARFRKIGEEGVLALVCDSTNALRDGVSPSERQVSESLAKIIADAEGRVGITTFSSNVGRIRSIAEAAEAAGREVLLLGSSMKRVVNVARDLGLMEGLKPFLAEDEFGYIPRDKAVVILTGSQGEARAALAKLSRDEMRNVAFSAGDTIVFSSRTIPGNEKAINDIKNGLIEQGVHIITDSEALVHVSGHPRRNELQQIYQWLKPQIVVPVHGEAAHLTAHAELARHSGIPSVPRLRNGEMLRLAPGPAEVIDQAPHGRIYKDGTLIGDFDEMGIGERRKLSFAGHVSVNVVLDNRYDFLGDPVVVPIGLPEFDDEGEDMDDTLYDAVLGAVESIPRAKRKDLSTLQEAVRRAVRSTANQVWGKKPLVTVFVTKV; from the coding sequence ATGGCGCAGGAAGAAGAATTGGTTTTCTTGCCGCTTGGCGGCGTGGGCGAAATCGGCATGAACCTCGGCCTTTACGGCTATGGGCGGCCAGGCAATCGCCAATGGATTATGGTCGACTGCGGCGTCACCTTTCCCGGACCGGAGTTGCCGGGTGTCGAACTGGTCTTGCCCGATATCGCCTTCCTCGCCGAGGAGCGCCGCAATCTGAAGGCGATCATCATTACGCATGCGCATGAAGACCACTACGGTGCACTGAACGATTTGTGGCCGGGTCTGAACGTTCCCGTCTACGCCTCCCCCTTCACCGCCGGCATGCTTGAGGCCAAGCGCGATTTCGAGAGGGGCCGTGGCGAGATCCCGGTCACCATTTTCAAGCAGGGGGACCGCATTAATGTGGGTCCCTTCAGTATCGAGGCAGTCGGCGTCAACCATTCGATCCCGGAACCGATGTCGCTCGTTATCCGCACGCCGCTGGGCACAGTCGTGCACAGCGGTGACTGGAAGATCGATCTGGAGCCGTCGCTCGGGCCTGTTACCGACGAGGCGCGCTTTCGTAAGATCGGCGAGGAAGGCGTGTTGGCCCTCGTCTGCGATTCTACCAATGCGCTGCGTGACGGTGTGTCGCCCTCGGAGAGACAAGTTTCCGAAAGCCTCGCCAAGATCATTGCCGACGCGGAAGGTCGTGTCGGCATTACTACGTTTTCTTCGAACGTCGGTCGTATTCGCTCCATTGCTGAAGCCGCCGAGGCAGCGGGCAGAGAGGTTCTCCTGCTTGGCAGCTCGATGAAACGCGTCGTCAACGTCGCCAGGGACCTCGGGCTCATGGAAGGACTGAAGCCTTTCCTCGCAGAGGATGAATTCGGATATATTCCGCGCGACAAGGCTGTCGTTATCCTGACGGGCAGCCAGGGAGAGGCGCGGGCCGCACTTGCCAAGCTTTCCCGCGACGAGATGCGCAATGTTGCGTTTTCCGCCGGCGACACCATTGTCTTCTCGTCACGCACCATCCCCGGCAACGAAAAGGCGATCAACGATATCAAAAACGGCTTGATCGAGCAGGGTGTCCACATCATTACCGACAGTGAGGCGCTGGTGCACGTCTCCGGTCATCCGCGCCGCAACGAGCTTCAGCAGATATATCAATGGCTCAAGCCGCAGATCGTCGTGCCCGTACACGGCGAGGCGGCTCATCTGACGGCACATGCCGAGCTGGCGCGGCATTCCGGCATCCCCAGCGTGCCGCGATTGCGTAACGGTGAAATGCTACGCCTTGCGCCAGGACCGGCGGAAGTCATCGACCAGGCGCCGCACGGCCGCATCTACAAGGATGGAACGCTGATCGGTGATTTCGACGAGATGGGAATCGGCGAGCGCCGCAAGCTCTCCTTCGCGGGCCATGTTTCCGTTAACGTGGTGCTCGATAATCGTTATGATTTCCTCGGCGATCCCGTTGTGGTTCCGATCGGACTTCCGGAGTTCGACGACGAGGGCGAGGACATGGACGATACGCTTTACGACGCCGTGCTCGGCGCTGTGGAGAGCATTCCACGGGCAAAGCGGAAGGACCTTTCGACACTCCAGGAAGCAGTCCGGCGCGCCGTGCGCAGCACCGCCAATCAGGTTTGGGGCAAGAAGCCGCTGGTGACCGTCTTTGTCACCAAAGTCTGA
- the mce gene encoding methylmalonyl-CoA epimerase, with protein MLGRVNHVAIAVPDLSAAADSYRSMLGADVTAPQALPEHGVTVVFVTLPNTKVELLEPLGDASPIAAFLAKNPAGGIHHICYEVADIIGARDRLKQAGARVLGDGTPKIGAHGKPVLFLHPKDFQGTLIELEEV; from the coding sequence ATGCTCGGAAGAGTGAACCACGTAGCGATCGCCGTGCCGGACCTATCGGCGGCCGCCGACAGCTATCGCTCGATGCTGGGCGCCGATGTCACAGCGCCGCAAGCGCTTCCCGAACACGGTGTTACCGTCGTCTTCGTCACGCTTCCGAACACGAAGGTGGAATTGCTGGAACCGCTCGGCGACGCATCACCGATCGCCGCTTTCCTTGCCAAAAATCCGGCCGGCGGCATCCACCACATCTGCTACGAGGTGGCGGATATCATTGGGGCACGTGACCGGCTGAAGCAGGCAGGGGCGCGCGTGCTTGGCGACGGAACGCCGAAGATCGGTGCTCATGGTAAGCCCGTTCTCTTTCTCCACCCAAAGGACTTCCAGGGTACCTTGATCGAACTGGAAGAAGTGTGA
- a CDS encoding DUF1467 family protein — MSAFSTFAIYFIIWWLTLFAVLPLGVRTQAEENDVVPGSVESAPARFRALRVVVLTTIIAAAIHLGWYIVSVRLGYGIDAIPRFAPEFY, encoded by the coding sequence ATGTCCGCTTTTTCGACCTTTGCCATCTACTTCATCATTTGGTGGCTGACGCTTTTCGCGGTGCTGCCGCTGGGGGTCAGGACTCAGGCCGAAGAGAACGATGTCGTGCCGGGCAGCGTCGAGAGCGCTCCTGCGCGGTTCCGCGCTTTGCGCGTCGTTGTTCTCACCACCATCATCGCCGCTGCCATACACCTCGGCTGGTATATCGTTTCAGTGAGGCTCGGATACGGCATCGATGCCATACCGCGCTTCGCACCGGAGTTCTATTGA
- the proS gene encoding proline--tRNA ligase, translated as MRLSRFFMPILKENPKEAEIVSHRLMLRTGMIRQQSAGIYTWLPLGKRVLEKVNAIIREEQNRSGAIELLMPTLQSAELWQESGRYDAYGKEMLRIKDRQDRPMLYGPTNEEMITDVFRAYVKSYRNLPLNLYHIQLKFRDEIRPRFGTMRSREFLMKDAYSFDLDREGAEHAYIRMFAAYLRTFDRMGLRAIPMRADTGPIGGNLSHEFIILADTGESEVFCHEDFLSFDVPGEDTNFDDVVGLKAIFDKWTSRYAATSEMHDEAAFNAVPEDQRLSARGIEVGHIFYFGTKYSEAMGAKVLGPDGKEHAVHMGSYGIGPTRLVPAIIEASHDDNGIIWPKAIAPFDMVVINMKAGDAACDAACGTLYSDLGKAGFDVLLDDTDDRAGAKFATADLIGVPVQIIVGPRSVANGEVEIKDRKTGERETMTIDAAINKLIATR; from the coding sequence ATGCGCCTGTCCCGCTTTTTCATGCCCATCTTGAAGGAAAACCCGAAGGAAGCGGAAATCGTTTCCCATCGCCTAATGCTGAGGACGGGCATGATCCGGCAGCAATCGGCCGGCATCTATACATGGTTGCCGCTCGGCAAGCGCGTGCTCGAGAAGGTGAACGCGATCATCCGCGAGGAGCAGAACCGTTCCGGTGCGATCGAACTGCTGATGCCGACCTTGCAATCCGCGGAGCTGTGGCAGGAGAGCGGGCGCTACGACGCCTATGGCAAGGAGATGCTGCGCATCAAGGATCGGCAGGACCGGCCGATGCTTTACGGCCCGACGAACGAGGAGATGATCACGGACGTATTCCGCGCCTACGTGAAGTCCTATCGTAACCTGCCGCTCAATCTCTATCACATCCAGTTGAAGTTCCGCGACGAAATCCGCCCGCGCTTCGGCACCATGCGCTCGCGCGAGTTCCTGATGAAGGATGCCTACTCGTTCGATCTCGACCGGGAGGGAGCGGAGCATGCCTATATAAGGATGTTCGCCGCTTACCTGCGCACCTTCGACCGCATGGGCCTGCGCGCCATTCCGATGCGGGCCGATACCGGTCCGATCGGCGGCAATCTGAGCCATGAATTCATCATTCTCGCAGATACCGGCGAGTCCGAGGTGTTCTGCCACGAGGATTTCCTCAGTTTTGACGTTCCGGGCGAAGACACGAATTTCGACGACGTCGTCGGCCTGAAGGCGATCTTCGACAAGTGGACGTCGCGCTACGCGGCGACTTCGGAAATGCATGACGAGGCAGCCTTCAACGCTGTTCCGGAGGACCAGCGCCTGTCGGCGCGCGGCATCGAGGTCGGCCATATCTTCTATTTCGGTACCAAATATTCCGAGGCGATGGGGGCCAAGGTGCTCGGACCTGACGGCAAGGAACACGCGGTGCACATGGGTTCCTACGGCATCGGCCCGACCCGCCTCGTGCCTGCGATCATCGAAGCCTCACATGACGATAACGGTATCATCTGGCCGAAGGCGATCGCACCCTTCGATATGGTCGTCATCAACATGAAAGCGGGGGATGCCGCTTGCGATGCTGCCTGCGGCACGCTCTACTCCGATCTCGGCAAGGCGGGATTCGACGTCCTTCTGGACGACACGGACGATCGCGCCGGAGCGAAGTTCGCGACTGCCGACCTCATCGGCGTTCCGGTGCAGATCATCGTCGGGCCGCGTTCGGTTGCCAATGGCGAAGTCGAGATCAAGGACCGCAAAACCGGTGAGCGCGAGACGATGACGATTGATGCCGCGATCAACAAGCTGATTGCGACGAGATAA
- a CDS encoding lipoprotein-releasing ABC transporter permease subunit — protein MTAATEEQVQAAAQSGISSGRPFSAFERMVAWRYLRSRRKEAFISVIAGFSFIGIMLGVATLIIVMAVMNGFRTELISRILGMNGHMIVQPLDGPLTNYADLATKFSAVPGVTMAIPMVEGQVLAQGIGDASTGALVRGIRADDLMKMKSISEHIQSGDLVGFASGSGVAIGSRMAEQLGIRVGGTITLTSPNGDVTPLGMNPRVKAYTVSAIFEIGMSEYDATIIFMPLEEAQLYFNAEGLVQSIEIFAERPDAVDTLRKPIEDAAGRQIFITDWRDRNKTFFSALQVERNVMFMILTLIVLVAALNIVSGLIMLVKDKGSDIAILRTMGATSGSVMRIFFMTGAAIGVAGTVAGVLLGIVVCLNVESIRQFFSWASGETLFNPELYFLSQLPADMNADETISVVVMAIALSFLATIFPAWRASRLDPVQALRYE, from the coding sequence ATGACCGCGGCCACGGAAGAGCAGGTGCAGGCTGCCGCTCAGTCTGGAATATCTTCCGGCCGTCCTTTTTCCGCTTTCGAACGCATGGTTGCCTGGCGCTACCTGCGCTCACGGCGAAAAGAAGCGTTCATCTCGGTCATCGCCGGCTTTTCCTTCATCGGCATCATGCTCGGTGTGGCAACGCTGATCATCGTCATGGCGGTGATGAACGGTTTCCGCACTGAGCTCATTTCCCGCATCCTCGGCATGAACGGGCATATGATCGTTCAGCCGCTCGATGGTCCGCTCACCAATTATGCCGATCTGGCCACCAAGTTCTCCGCGGTTCCAGGCGTAACGATGGCGATCCCGATGGTCGAGGGGCAGGTTCTCGCGCAGGGCATCGGCGATGCCTCGACGGGTGCTCTCGTTCGCGGCATCCGCGCCGACGACCTCATGAAGATGAAATCCATCTCGGAGCATATCCAGTCGGGCGATCTCGTCGGCTTTGCGTCGGGCAGCGGCGTCGCGATCGGCTCCCGGATGGCCGAACAATTGGGAATCCGCGTCGGCGGTACGATCACGCTGACCTCGCCGAACGGTGACGTGACCCCGTTGGGAATGAACCCGCGCGTCAAGGCCTACACGGTTTCGGCGATCTTCGAGATCGGCATGTCCGAATATGACGCGACGATCATCTTCATGCCGCTCGAGGAAGCCCAGCTCTACTTCAACGCCGAAGGCCTCGTCCAGTCCATCGAAATTTTCGCCGAACGTCCGGATGCCGTCGATACCTTGCGCAAGCCCATCGAAGATGCGGCCGGTCGACAAATCTTCATTACCGACTGGCGAGACCGCAACAAGACCTTCTTTTCGGCGCTCCAGGTGGAGCGCAACGTGATGTTCATGATCCTCACCCTGATCGTCCTCGTCGCGGCGCTGAACATCGTTTCGGGTCTGATCATGCTGGTCAAGGACAAGGGCAGCGACATCGCAATCCTGCGCACCATGGGTGCGACATCCGGATCGGTGATGCGCATTTTCTTCATGACCGGCGCCGCGATCGGCGTCGCCGGGACGGTTGCGGGTGTGCTGCTCGGAATTGTCGTCTGCCTCAACGTCGAGTCCATTCGCCAGTTCTTTTCCTGGGCCTCGGGCGAGACGCTCTTCAATCCGGAGCTCTACTTCCTGAGCCAGCTTCCAGCGGACATGAATGCCGACGAGACCATCTCCGTCGTCGTGATGGCAATCGCGCTTTCCTTCCTTGCCACGATCTTTCCGGCCTGGCGCGCCTCGCGCCTCGATCCGGTGCAGGCCTTGCGGTACGAATAA
- a CDS encoding ABC transporter ATP-binding protein has translation MNARVALQLTGIERHYGQGDTFLSILKGADFTLKGGETVALVAPSGTGKSTLLHIAGLLEHPDAGEVIVNGIACNGLSDDRRTAIRRNEIGFVYQFHHLLPEFSALENIMMPQLIAGLSKAEAAERAKALLDYMRISHRAAHRPTELSGGEQQRVAIARAVANAPLVLLADEPTGNLDPETAGYVFEALEALARQSGLAALIATHNHELASLMDRRVTIEDGKVVEMK, from the coding sequence ATGAATGCGCGCGTGGCACTGCAGCTCACCGGTATCGAGCGGCACTATGGACAGGGCGACACCTTCCTTTCGATCCTCAAAGGAGCGGATTTCACCTTGAAGGGCGGCGAGACGGTTGCGCTCGTTGCGCCGTCGGGTACGGGCAAGTCGACGCTGCTTCACATTGCCGGTCTGCTTGAACATCCGGATGCAGGCGAGGTGATCGTGAACGGCATCGCCTGCAACGGGCTCAGCGATGATCGGCGAACGGCGATCCGTCGCAATGAGATCGGTTTCGTCTACCAGTTCCATCACCTCCTGCCGGAATTCTCCGCGCTCGAAAACATCATGATGCCGCAGTTGATCGCCGGTCTGTCCAAGGCGGAGGCGGCGGAAAGGGCAAAGGCCCTGCTCGACTACATGCGCATCAGCCACCGCGCCGCGCATCGTCCGACCGAGCTTTCCGGCGGCGAGCAGCAGCGCGTCGCGATCGCACGGGCGGTGGCAAATGCGCCGCTTGTTCTCCTGGCTGATGAGCCGACCGGCAACCTCGATCCCGAGACCGCCGGCTATGTCTTCGAAGCACTGGAGGCGCTGGCGCGTCAGTCGGGGCTGGCTGCGCTGATCGCCACCCACAATCACGAACTGGCCTCCCTGATGGACCGTCGCGTGACGATCGAGGACGGCAAGGTCGTCGAAATGAAATAG